The Pseudomonas moraviensis genome contains the following window.
ACACTGCCTTTTCTCGGTGATCTGCCGCCACTGCTGACCCGGCTTTACGCGGCGCGGGGCGTGCAGTCGGAGGCGGAGCTGGACAAAAGTCTGGCGCGCTTGATCCCGTTTCAGCAGCTCAAAGGCATTGATGCGGCGGTAGACCTGCTGGTGACGGCACTGGAGCAACGCCAGCGCATTCTGATCGTCGGCGACTTCGACGCGGACGGCGCCACCGCCAGCACCGTCGGTGTGCTCGGTTTGCGCCTGTTGGGCGCGGCGCATGTCGATTATCTGGTGCCGAACCGTTTCGAATACGGCTATGGCCTGACTCCGGAAATCGTCGAAGTTGCGTTGACCCGCGAACCGCAATTGTTGATCACCGTCGACAACGGCATTTCCAGTGTCGAAGGCGTCGCGGCGGCCAGGCGCGCCGGGCTGAAAGTGCTGATCACCGACCACCACTTGCCCGGCGATGAACTGCCGCAGGCCGACGCGTTGGTCAATCCGAACCAGCCAGGCTGCGAGTTTCCGAGCAAGGCACTGGCCGGCGTCGGGGTGATTTTCTATGTATTGATGGCCTTGCGCGCGCGCCTGCGCAGCCTCGGCTGGTACGAGAGCAAACCGCAACCGAACATTGGCGAGCTGCTGGATCTGGTGGCGCTGGGCAGCGTCGCGGACGTGGTGCCGCTGGATGCCAACAACCGTATCCTCGTGCATCAAGGTCTGGAGCGGATTCGCGCCGGGCGGGCGCGGCCGGGGATCAAGGCGATCCTCGAAGTCGCCAAGCGCGAGGCGGCGCGGATCACTTCCACCGATCTTGGCTTTATCGTCGGCCCGCGCCTCAACGCCGCAGGACGTCTGGACGACATGAGCCTGGGCATCGAATGCCTGCTCACCGGCGACGCCAATCTGGCCCGGGAAATGGCTGCACAACTGGACGGCATGAACCAGGATCGCAAATCCATCGAGCAGGGCATGCAGCGTGAAGCCCTGGCGCAGCTCAAGGATCTGCCGGTCGAATCGATGCCGTTTGGTCTGTGCCTGTTCGATCCGGAGTGGCACCAGGGTGTGATCGGCATTCTCGCTTCGCGCATGAAAGAGCGCTATTTCCGCCCGACCATTG
Protein-coding sequences here:
- the recJ gene encoding single-stranded-DNA-specific exonuclease RecJ yields the protein MRIEPRQLPATLPFLGDLPPLLTRLYAARGVQSEAELDKSLARLIPFQQLKGIDAAVDLLVTALEQRQRILIVGDFDADGATASTVGVLGLRLLGAAHVDYLVPNRFEYGYGLTPEIVEVALTREPQLLITVDNGISSVEGVAAARRAGLKVLITDHHLPGDELPQADALVNPNQPGCEFPSKALAGVGVIFYVLMALRARLRSLGWYESKPQPNIGELLDLVALGSVADVVPLDANNRILVHQGLERIRAGRARPGIKAILEVAKREAARITSTDLGFIVGPRLNAAGRLDDMSLGIECLLTGDANLAREMAAQLDGMNQDRKSIEQGMQREALAQLKDLPVESMPFGLCLFDPEWHQGVIGILASRMKERYFRPTIAFADAGDGLLKGSGRSVQGFHIRDALSVVAAQHPNLIAKYGGHAMAAGLTLPQENFPLFAEAFDAEVRRQLREEDLTGRMLSDGTLAVEEFHLELARALRHAGPWGQHFPEPLFHGVFQLVEQRVVGERHLKVVLKSECGSVKLDGIAFGIDRDIWPNPTIQWVELAYKLDVNEFRGNETVQLMIAHIEPR